A portion of the Triticum urartu cultivar G1812 unplaced genomic scaffold, Tu2.1 TuUngrouped_contig_4093, whole genome shotgun sequence genome contains these proteins:
- the LOC125527492 gene encoding uncharacterized protein LOC125527492 yields the protein MGSVSTGASYFPTLSKFLIGKTQMRNAASLQLSKSWLRNLHVLDGPLNFLGAMISSPRGATDQMGAVVKAAKAWQVAWVSMWVVPPCCSGRALWCCSWRLSEGDRVLWKLCSNLSSDKRATIITNWFEFCHHAKIREGDILCICFRITSKRSLVFTLHRL from the exons ATGGGGAGTGTTTCTACAGGAGCTTCATATTTTCCTACCTT GAGCAAGTTCTTGATAGGAAAGACACAAATGAGGAACGCCGCCTCCTTGCAGCTATCCAAGAGTTGGCTGAGGAACCTGCACGTTTTGGATGGGCCTCTGAATTTTCTAGGAGCCATGAT ATCTTCCCCGCGAGGCGCTACAGATCAGATGGGCGCTGTTGTGAAGGCCGCGAAGGCGTGGCAGGTGGCATGGGTTAGCATGTGGGTGGTACCACCATGCTGCTCTGGACGTGCATTGTGGTGCTGCTCGTGGCGGCTTTCGGAGGGAGACAGAGTG CTTTGGAAACTGTGTTCTAACCTTAGTTCCGACAAGAGGGCCACTATAATCACCAACTGGTTTGAGTTTTGTCACCACGCCAAAATTCGTGAGGGAGACATCTTATGCATTTGTTTCAGGATCACTTCAAAGCGCAGCCTGGTTTTCACACTGCACCGCCTCTAG